TCTTCCAAGAAGACTTCTTCGCGttcgttttttatatgCTTCATATACAACTGACGGAGTCTCCAGCATACAGTAAATTCAATAGAGGGATAGGATCATTAGAAGTATGAGCAGTAAGTATGCTAATTCGACAactttttatataaaacaaataaacgCGCTATAAATAACTGAGTCActgaaaaaacaaaggaaagaaaaacgaAGAGTATGAAATACCCAGCTGGATAATtctaaaacaaacaaaaacaattcttttaataatgataGAATTTCCACTCAGTATCTATACAATCAAgctagaaaaaaagaacgatTTTTAGTACTTGGTGGTGGTTAGGAGTTAAGTGGCTTACAACTTAGTATTAGTATTGTGGTTCATTAGTCTGGCCGCATAATTCGtcaacaaataaaaaattttttctctgCTTCAGAACATAAAGTTATGCTTGTACAGCATGTATAATACTAGATAAGTATTCGGGGCGAAGATTTCATAGCAATGAAATGAATTAGGGTGGAGTGCTGTAAAGTAGCCAAGTTGAATCGACAATGTgaagtaaaataaacaatttaagAACAATTGTTTTAGCTGCTGGATTATAAATAGACAGTATGATGCCTATGGAATTTATAGATGTATGGGCACAAAAAATGGGTAAATACATGGGGTAAACATCaacatttataaaaaaaaaatggttgCAAAATTAGCACGCAAACGTTTAAAGATATCACTTTGTTTGAAAGAGGATCAATTGCTATGCAGAAGCGTGTTAGATTGGCTgcgctttttttttattatgtCTAGAAAACACAGACTTATAAATAATACCATCATCGCTTGGGAAGTACAGAAAAGTATAATAGAAGAATTTCAACTTGTGGGAATACATAAGCTatttaaaaggaaatattTTGCGATTGCAGCTGATCTCTATatcattgatttttcaatCGAGTGAAAGCAGACGGACTTGTCttgagtttttaaaaaataaaaataaaaaagcacAGTAGttacaattaaaaataattattaattggAATATGATATTTCCGTTTTTTAGGAATCGCTTGATCTCttgtttacaaaagtaaatgatatgttgtttattttttattcagtTTGTGTTactcttttaaaaagtctAATATAACAAGATATATGAATTTGGACTTCCTattattttacttcttttttttttttttgaaagtttctaaatttttcagaGAACAGAAATCTTAAACTATTTCCTTGCTCATTCAGAGgtgtaaacaaagaataCGGAAAGCGGTCCATTCTCCCGCAAagttatataaaaaaaaatggagcAAGCAgtatacaaaaaatcacataattaaatttatttattaaggAATGTTTTCTCATCAATGAATGTTTCCTTTTGCCTACCTTTTTCGATTTCTGCAcctttttaacattttaacATAAGGAGTGGTAGTGTAGAAACCATAAACCTAATTAGCGTACTTTCGCTTATTTTAACTTAGCCTTCACATCTTATACTTTTTAACGTATACTagtcaaaaaatattttaacgAGTGTCCCTTAAATGTCGGTATAGACCTAGgtgaaataaatattacaTATATTATTTACGAACTGGTACTCCCCTCTTACAGCATTCCGTGTAGCGGATAATTGATATTTACGACATGGATACAGCATCTCCAGAAGAGATAGATGCTTTAAAAAGACACtatttgaagaaggaacttttctctcttttgATCGCAGACGAATTGAACTTCGTGAGCGAACCCACCAATTTGGATCATCTCGGTAGTCCATTTGtggaaaaaggaaaatccGTGATCCCCTATGAAAAATCCCAAATTCCCGTTTTACGCTTCatctttaaaagatttattttaacGTTTCCGTTTTTGGATCCTGATAGCCAAAACCAACTTTGGAATGTGAACTTCCGCAATGTACGTAATAATGGATggaaatgttttaaaagtatGCGGATTGTTACTAACCAGATATTCTTTGTTAGCTATTAAAATCTCTCTCAAAAAGCAATGTCTCTGTTCTCCCGGATGATTCCGATGCTACGCATTTGCACAAATGGTTGCTCAAGTTCCAAAACATGCTTACTCTACTCATGAGTCGAGCATTTCATAGTATCCAGGATGAAAAGAACATTAACATTGAATTGCTAGATACCCCAAAATTGGAGAAGGACTTACATAAATCTGAACTCCAACAAAAAccaaatattttggaaGCTTATGTTTTGGGTGTCAGACAGTCAACGCAGGCAAAGATGTTGCGTACAAAGCGAGTATATGTAAGTTCTTTGCAGTtctaaaaaaggaaacgaatctaattgttttaataatcACATTTTTCGATTACCGTTTTTAcgaaaatttgcttttgcttcttCATAAGCCGCTAACGAATATTCCAGGAATACTTGATTAAAGTGTcttatgaagaaaatacttttttcatAGCTAGAAAATATTCCGACTTTTCTCATTTCCATCATTTGTTGCTGAAATCGTATCCGAACGCCTATGTCCCTCGTCTTCCTCCCAAAGATGACCATGACACATATTTGAATTCTTCTGAAGACTCAACGTTGAGTCCTTTACCTTCACGTTCCTCTGATACGAACGATCCACAATCAGATTCCCAACATGTTCTTCGTCAGGAGCGTATGCGAATTGAATTGAGGCAATATATAAAGAACATTCTGAATGATGATGAACTTCACTTAACTGAAGAAGTCTTAAGCTTTTTAACCGACGATCCCGTAACTTTAACTGCATCGGAGCTGACTGACATTAACTTTCGCCAAGAGTTAGATGTCATCCGTCAACTTGAGCAACAAAAGTTTGTTGAAATTGCTTCCCAAAGAGCAAAAGAGCTTGATGTTTATATGGAGGAGTTTAAACGTTCCTTGACTGAAAATAGTATGTAATTGTGAGACAAggataacaaaaaaataattattgcgtttttatttttttaagtgaCTAACACTTTTTAGATGGTTTCACCACTTTATTCACTGAactgaaagaaaaaaacagtaTAAGTGAACTTTCCCcttctttacaaaaaacaattgaatgGGCTAGAGTCAATCTTGCCTCTACCATTTATGATACGTTTATAGGGAAGGAAAAATCGTTGGAGACGTATTTACAAATCAAGAAAATGCACCAGCTTTTTCCCTATAcagttataaaaaatataatgcGATTTTCAAATCCCCTCTCTGTTATGAAACGTATCTTGGATACTTTATTAGCACAGCCTTTTGGCATGAAGTCTTTGTTTCAAAGATTGTTGAGTATCAGTCTGAACGAGAACGTTCGAGCTATTCACAAACTCATTTCTAGATATGAGGCTCGTATCGTTAGCCCCGAGATCCTCACAAAAATACAAGAACAAGTAGAAAATCCTTGTAAGGCAGCCCGAGAGgttttggaaaagaaacaaatgaaaCGACATGATTAcctttatttcattttaatcTCTGATGATGTACCTCCAAAGTTGCCTGACAACCTTATTCGCCGTGTCTACGCTGAGCGTACTGCCTGGAAAGCTGCATTAGATAGCGAAGATTACCCTACCGATCCGACTGTAATTAGACGATCAAAACGATACGGATATATGATGAAGCTTATGCATCTTTACGCTAAGCAATTCAACAAAAGACGATCTATTTCCCTGATATCGGAAGGAGCAACGGGCGAAATTATGAAGAGCATGGTggtcattttttataaaccTTTGATGAAAGTTTAATAAAGCTGCCAATGTATATACCTCGTAAGTATTTCTTTACGCTTTTTTAGAATCATGAAGGAATCTTAATGTTAGATGATATATTAACGCATACAGGGTCGAtgatttttcaagttttgtAGATGATACACTTAACCTCGTTGAACATACCCAGGATAGCCCTGAATTAAATCCGAATATATTGGTTGAACAGTTTATTGATTTGGTTCGTAGACATGAAGATAGCTTTTATGATTTTGTTCACAGAGTATACCTTCACGATAGCGGtctttttgcttctttgATGGAATGGattgaaaatatcattGGCTTCTTGCGTCAGGGTACTTCGGCACCTATCGATATGGATTTGGTTGTCGATGCTCTAGACGAAGAGAGCCGACAGGCTCTTGATGttgaattgaataaattgCTAAAATGGAACCAAAGGAAAAAGTCTGCATTGTTTCTTAGAAAAACTACCAAGTATATTCCAGGTGAAGAGACTTCCCTGCCTGTAACGATGGATGAGCTAGGtattgatgaagaaattatGGCTGAACTACGTGGTGATGAAGATGATCAAGACGAAAACGATCAAGTTACAAAAGTTGAAGAAGAACATATGGAAGATGATGATAGTGTGGAAGAGTTCGATCCAattattgaagaaagaCAAAGAATGAAACGTAAAGCAAACCGTCCTGCAAACATCATTCCTCCTAAACCAAAGCTGAGAACGGTGAAAACTTTACTACCTGCGTTTAAGGAGCAAGTATACCCCATTCTTCACAAATTTGTCAGTGAGAATGAGAAGGATATCTAACATGGCTTTCTAATGCATTTATCATACTatgttgctttttttttctttataacTACATCGCTAACGATATACATAATATATtgtatgtatatatttaaacaaatagaTGTTAAATATTTCGTAAGTTCAaagttaattaaatttgattttttgtttttatcataaaaaaaaaaagaaataatacAGCATGATTACGAGGAAATATAAAATCCGTTCAAATTGTAGAACCAAGCATGCGAAGGTGAGAACTTGACGGTACTAACAATTTATGTAGCGCATTCAAGCTTGGGTTTTCTTAATCCAGTCAGCAATATGGGCCTCTACCAATTTCTCAGTATACTTGCCGATTTGGTCAACCTCAACGTTTACTAAATCGCCGACGTTTTTCTTGGCCATGATTACCTTGCTTTGAGTATAAGAGATCATCATAATGCTAAACGTAGAATCATCAACATGAGTAATGGTCAGCGAAGTACCGTCCAGGGCTATGTAACCCTTGTAAACAATGTATTTGAGAACGAAAGGATCACGTGGACGGAAAGTAAAATCAATAGCTTCACCATCCTGTTTCTTTTCCACAATCTCAGCAACAGTATCAACGTGTCCTTGAACAAAGTGCCCACCCATGCGAGTAGAACTAAGCACTGCACGTTCTAAATTTACTGGATCGCCAGCTTTACACTGTCCCAAATTTGTCAAACGCAGAGACTCTGGAGCGATCCCAACAGTAAAGTGATAGCGGTCGAAATCTGTCACTGTAAGGCAAGTACCGTTGACGGCGATACTGTCGCCGGTATGACAATCGTCTAAGATCTGTGGTGCCTCGATTTTCATAGCAAATCCATTGTCAATGGTACCCTGAACATCTTTAACAACACCAATGGCTTCAACAAGACCTGTAAACATCTTATAGCGGTAATACCAAGAATAAAATAAGCTTAGTACCAGAAAACAGTAAGAGAATTGGTAAACTGGTGAAATGCGGTATAAAAGACTTTAACAAGGAATAACCAAGCGCACAAAGTCTAATATCAATACTGTTtcacaaaaaattggaCTTTGAGTGAAATCcaattaatataaaatgATAATGGTTGAAGGAAGAACTCACTCACGGTAATTAATTGTGCCTTacgatttctttttgaaaatgaccTAAGTCAATGACAGAAGGATATGAGTTATGAAATGTTTGCGAAACGTGGTAATTATGCTTCCGAATAAAACCGAGGGTTCGTAATGTAAAAAGATGAATATCAGATAATCAATTGATTAAATTACTGAAGTTTAGGCTAGACGACAAGTATgctaaaataatttactaagcaattttttaattgttcgCAAAATTTGAAACGTCTACAGTAGCTGGACCATAAATCTAAGGACCAGAAAGACAATTCATTTACTAAGCTTAGCACAAAGATGGGCTTATTATCTTTTGTGTTATTTACATCTTAATCTAATATCGCCAAAAGGTTTTGACCTAAAAATTTCCATTAACGAAGCCATACTATAGATTCTTATTAACAGCTTGGCCCTTTTCACAACAATGTAGCAATCTCAAAAGACGGCTGGCTCAAGGAAGCAAGTTGGttaattgataaataatCTCATACTTGAATGAGTCTgctttctcaaaaaaaaaaaaaaaacgcaAATCCTTTAACCTACGTAGCTGGTAAAATGTCTACAGCGAAAAATAGTTGAACCAACGCTTACGGgtaaaacaaaacttcatgaaacaaattaaatatatatattatttcttacttgttcaaataaaacataaagGGGCTCTGAAAAAGAGCTTTTCACTACCAACCCGAGAACGTAAATATATccattcctttttttttttttttaaataaagtatATGCGAAAAAAGAGCATTAGATAGAAGTCaaccaaaaagaaatagcAAGATATTTTCTCTACTATAAGTAATGCGTTGTTTATGTTTGCACTCGTACATCTAAGCATCCGGTGTCATCGGTAACTGTGTAATCTCCAAATCGAGAATTCATAACGCTTTTGGTTTAAGGTATACAAACGTggtttttatcaaataaaaatgcaatttttgtttatacgGAAGCAACTTCTGGAAACCAGTTTTTGGGGATATAACGTTGAAGATGATGACTGGTCCAGTTTAAAAAGGGACTTTCTTGTGAGAATAACACAAATTTGAATAATCTAGGGAACCTCAAATAACTTGCAAAAACGTATCGAAAGCCAAGCATAACATTATCCCACTCTgctttaaaatcaaaatacaAGTCAACCAATATGCTAGATGTCTTTTGCAAAAACGGATGTAAAGCGACAGGAGTAACGGAGAATAAAAGTTGTTTTATCCGTCTTAAAACTCTCcttttgaaagaagcaGGCTTATGCTGTTCAGAGTAAATCTGTTTAAAGTCgtcaacaaaattaatggATCGAGAAAGTCTATCAAAAGTATTAATTAACGCAACTATCTCTGATCGTCGAAGTCGTAAAGAGAAGGAGCGGCTATCAAAGTTTGTGACTTCATCTTCGATATTGGAAACTTCAAACAGTATTTTTAATGCCGTTCCAAATCCGTTCGTCTGTATTTTCCCCCACAAACGACAGCGTTCGCAACCAACACAGTCCATAAGTGCTGAAACTGTCTTGAAATGTTCACGGAAATCCTCCTTCAACGCTGTTGAGATAGAAGGGTCACCTGCGAATAACATAGTTTCGTCAAACATTTTTGGAGAATTGTGAATAAGCGATACTAAACCCGCAATTTTTTGTCGTACTTCACTATCCTGCAAAACACTATCATGACAAAATGTCAATGAATCCAAATGTCCATACAACTTATCAATAGCGCGTTGCATCAGAGCGTAAGCAAAGTAAAGATTTTCTAATCTTTCAGGGTagtttaaaactttttcctGGAAACATTGGAGATTTGGACCCCATACTCCATTTCTT
Above is a genomic segment from Schizosaccharomyces pombe strain 972h- genome assembly, chromosome: III containing:
- the rib5 gene encoding riboflavin synthase Rib5 is translated as MFTGLVEAIGVVKDVQGTIDNGFAMKIEAPQILDDCHTGDSIAVNGTCLTVTDFDRYHFTVGIAPESLRLTNLGQCKAGDPVNLERAVLSSTRMGGHFVQGHVDTVAEIVEKKQDGEAIDFTFRPRDPFVLKYIVYKGYIALDGTSLTITHVDDSTFSIMMISYTQSKVIMAKKNVGDLVNVEVDQIGKYTEKLVEAHIADWIKKTQA
- the ero12 gene encoding ER protein folding oxidoreductin Ero1b; this translates as MKIAKGLVGLLILYKNVCQVLCKSGSSVKSGSPWSIKNDGKSIIHDTLNSSYSDIENLNSRVSPLLFDLTEKSDYMRFYRLNLFNKECRYNLDDNVACGSSACNVLVTDEQDVPEVWSSKSLGKLEGFMPELSRQIVETDRSVMEHVDKISQSCLLERLDDEAHQYCYVDNELDSGCVYVSLLENPERFTGYSGPHSTRIWEMIYNQCLPDSSAPTIDFPALFMQGPLAPPPKPQEQLLKERMDAWTLEQRVFYRVLSGMHSSISTHLCHGYLNQRNGVWGPNLQCFQEKVLNYPERLENLYFAYALMQRAIDKLYGHLDSLTFCHDSVLQDSEVRQKIAGLVSLIHNSPKMFDETMLFAGDPSISTALKEDFREHFKTVSALMDCVGCERCRLWGKIQTNGFGTALKILFEVSNIEDEVTNFDSRSFSLRLRRSEIVALINTFDRLSRSINFVDDFKQIYSEQHKPASFKRRVLRRIKQLLFSVTPVALHPFLQKTSSILVDLYFDFKAEWDNVMLGFRYVFASYLRFPRLFKFVLFSQESPFLNWTSHHLQRYIPKNWFPEVASV